The following coding sequences lie in one Methanothermobacter sp. MT-2 genomic window:
- a CDS encoding acetyl-coenzyme A synthetase, with translation MTDHLDALLHEKRIFYPPEELVKESNIKKWMEERNIKSYSELVKKCEEDPEWFWDEIAQELDWFKPYTQILDWNPPYAKWFADGKFNIVHNALDRHVKGWRKNKIAYIWEGEDGRKRKLTYFDLYREVNRLANALKGLGVRKGDRVSIYLPMIPELPIAMLACAKIGAVHSVVFSGFWAKAFKERALDAGAKIVITADAFYRRGKTIKLKDTLDTVIDDIPTIEKVIVVEHLKTEVNMKKGRDIFWDDLLEGREKECETEMLGAEDTLFILYTSGTTGKPKGVLHTHGGYAVGTYATLKFVFDLRDDDIYWCTADIGWITGHSYIVYGPLIAGATSILYEGAPDYPDPGRLWKMVEDYGVTIFYTAPTLVRMFMKYGEKWPQKYDLGSLRLLGSVGEPINPEAWIWYYENIGGRRCPIMDTWWQTETGMHLITPLPINPLKPGSAYKPFPTIKADVLDDEGNSLRGEGGHLVIKTPWPAMFRTLYKDEERYIESYWSKFPNIYLTGDVARIDEDGYFWIQGREDDILNVAGHRISTAEVESALVSHPLVVEAAVVGRPDILKGEEIAAFVILKGDVEPDPHLKGVLREHVRKEIGPIATPSYIGFVDDLPKTRSGKIMRRIIKAKLVGEEVGDTSTLANPEAVDGLDRAL, from the coding sequence ATGACCGACCATCTAGATGCCCTACTACACGAGAAAAGAATATTTTATCCACCAGAAGAACTTGTTAAGGAAAGCAATATCAAGAAATGGATGGAAGAAAGAAATATTAAAAGTTACTCTGAACTCGTTAAAAAATGTGAAGAAGACCCGGAATGGTTCTGGGATGAAATAGCCCAAGAATTGGATTGGTTCAAACCCTACACTCAAATCTTGGATTGGAACCCACCATATGCCAAATGGTTTGCAGATGGTAAATTCAACATAGTCCATAACGCACTTGATAGACACGTTAAAGGATGGAGAAAAAACAAGATAGCCTATATATGGGAAGGAGAAGATGGTAGAAAGAGAAAATTAACCTACTTCGACCTTTACAGGGAAGTTAACCGCCTAGCGAATGCACTCAAGGGATTAGGAGTTCGTAAAGGTGACAGGGTCAGCATATACCTTCCAATGATACCAGAATTACCCATCGCAATGCTCGCCTGTGCAAAAATCGGCGCAGTCCACAGCGTCGTATTCTCAGGATTCTGGGCTAAAGCATTCAAAGAAAGAGCACTAGATGCAGGGGCGAAGATAGTAATAACTGCAGATGCATTCTACCGACGAGGAAAAACCATAAAACTCAAAGACACACTAGACACCGTCATAGATGATATACCAACCATAGAAAAAGTCATAGTCGTCGAACACCTGAAAACAGAAGTTAACATGAAAAAAGGTAGAGACATTTTCTGGGATGACCTGCTAGAAGGACGGGAAAAAGAATGCGAAACAGAAATGCTAGGAGCCGAAGATACACTATTCATACTCTACACCTCGGGCACAACAGGCAAACCCAAAGGAGTTTTACATACACATGGAGGATACGCAGTCGGAACCTATGCAACCCTAAAATTTGTCTTCGACCTCCGAGACGACGACATTTATTGGTGCACAGCCGACATAGGATGGATAACAGGCCACAGTTACATCGTCTATGGGCCGCTGATAGCAGGGGCCACATCAATCTTATATGAGGGAGCTCCAGATTATCCAGACCCTGGAAGACTCTGGAAGATGGTGGAAGATTATGGGGTTACAATATTCTACACAGCCCCCACCCTAGTAAGGATGTTCATGAAATATGGTGAAAAATGGCCACAAAAGTATGATCTGGGCAGTCTAAGGCTTCTGGGATCTGTGGGTGAACCCATAAACCCAGAAGCTTGGATATGGTACTATGAAAATATTGGTGGGAGAAGATGTCCTATAATGGACACATGGTGGCAGACCGAAACAGGAATGCACCTTATAACACCCCTACCGATAAATCCATTGAAACCGGGATCAGCATATAAACCATTCCCTACAATAAAAGCCGATGTACTAGATGATGAGGGTAACAGTCTAAGGGGTGAAGGAGGCCACCTTGTAATTAAAACGCCATGGCCTGCAATGTTCAGAACCCTCTATAAGGATGAGGAACGTTACATTGAATCCTATTGGAGTAAATTCCCCAATATCTACCTTACTGGGGATGTTGCTAGGATAGATGAGGATGGCTACTTCTGGATACAGGGTAGAGAGGATGATATTTTGAATGTTGCAGGGCATAGGATAAGCACTGCTGAAGTTGAATCCGCACTTGTAAGCCATCCCCTTGTAGTGGAGGCTGCGGTAGTAGGGAGACCAGATATACTTAAAGGCGAGGAGATAGCAGCCTTTGTGATATTAAAGGGGGATGTGGAGCCGGATCCTCATCTTAAAGGTGTTTTGAGGGAGCATGTGAGGAAAGAGATAGGGCCTATAGCAACTCCTAGTTATATTGGGTTTGTGGATGATCTTCCTAAGACTAGGTCAGGTAAGATAATGAGGAGGATAATAAAAGCGAAGCTTGTAGGGGAGGAGGTGGGTGATACGAGCACTCTCGCAAATCCAGAGGCTGTTGATGGATTGGACAGGGCGCTATAG
- a CDS encoding tetratricopeptide TPR_2: protein MPILSFSSRQIDLITGEKNMTIRKLWKKPLRVGDRLHCYWNLVSKERQKVFEAEVTRVDIIKFKDLIKDDKIAREDGFKDAKELKMEFKRIYGEIDDETEFQVIKFKRLPVEEWEGEKIDQKAMVIQKADILFDLGKYKESKTCYNAALKLDPENVYILNRLADNLTRLGKFQKAIEYYDKALKLEPENEYIWNNRAITLLNAGDIKGALDSNKKALKINPKDPLILYWHGIILEVMGKKEEALKYYDKTIQVDDKNVGAWNAKGDLLSELGRKEEAIESYENALKFALEDDESATLWNRKGNALLELGEFKEALKCYEKALELEPENDVFWSNRGVALLELNLFEEALESFNRALRINPKNEDAKILKEECLENL from the coding sequence TTGCCTATCCTATCATTCAGCAGCCGCCAAATCGACCTTATAACCGGCGAAAAGAACATGACAATACGTAAATTGTGGAAGAAACCTTTAAGGGTAGGTGACAGACTCCACTGCTACTGGAATCTTGTTTCAAAGGAACGTCAAAAGGTTTTCGAGGCTGAGGTTACACGTGTAGACATCATCAAATTCAAAGACCTTATAAAAGATGATAAAATAGCACGTGAAGACGGTTTCAAGGATGCTAAGGAGCTTAAAATGGAATTTAAGAGGATATATGGTGAAATTGATGATGAAACCGAATTCCAGGTTATAAAATTCAAAAGATTGCCGGTTGAAGAATGGGAAGGTGAAAAAATAGACCAAAAGGCCATGGTAATCCAAAAGGCAGACATACTCTTTGACCTCGGTAAATATAAAGAATCAAAAACATGCTATAATGCAGCTTTAAAATTAGACCCAGAAAATGTCTACATACTAAATAGGCTAGCAGACAACCTCACAAGACTTGGAAAATTCCAAAAAGCAATAGAATATTATGATAAAGCATTAAAGCTAGAACCAGAAAACGAATACATATGGAATAATAGGGCCATCACATTACTCAATGCAGGTGACATAAAAGGGGCTTTAGATTCTAATAAGAAGGCCCTCAAAATAAATCCAAAAGATCCGCTCATATTATATTGGCATGGGATAATATTAGAGGTTATGGGAAAGAAAGAAGAAGCTCTCAAATATTATGATAAAACCATCCAAGTAGATGACAAAAATGTTGGAGCCTGGAATGCCAAAGGCGACCTGCTATCAGAACTCGGAAGAAAAGAAGAAGCCATAGAATCCTATGAAAACGCACTTAAATTTGCATTAGAAGATGATGAAAGCGCCACACTTTGGAACAGGAAGGGTAACGCATTATTAGAACTTGGAGAGTTTAAAGAGGCACTGAAATGCTATGAAAAAGCATTGGAATTAGAACCTGAAAATGATGTGTTCTGGAGCAACCGGGGAGTAGCATTACTCGAATTAAACCTCTTTGAAGAAGCCCTTGAATCATTCAACAGAGCGCTGAGAATAAACCCAAAAAACGAGGACGCCAAGATACTCAAAGAAGAATGCCTCGAAAACCTCTAA
- a CDS encoding ferripyochelin binding protein, whose amino-acid sequence MVGSFKIFKGARIIGEVEIGDHSSIWYNAVVRGDIEPVKIGSYSNIQDNCVVHTSKGFKAIIGDYVSVGHAAVLHGCNIKDNVLVGMNATILNGSTINKDSIVGAGTVVTEGKEFPPGSLILGVPGRLIRELTKEEMKAIRDNALRYSKLAKKG is encoded by the coding sequence ATGGTGGGAAGCTTTAAGATTTTCAAGGGAGCTAGAATAATAGGTGAAGTCGAAATTGGGGATCATTCATCAATTTGGTATAATGCAGTTGTAAGAGGTGACATCGAACCCGTCAAAATAGGCTCATATTCCAATATACAAGACAACTGCGTAGTACATACAAGCAAAGGCTTCAAAGCCATTATAGGAGACTATGTATCAGTTGGACACGCCGCTGTACTACATGGTTGTAATATAAAAGACAATGTCCTTGTAGGGATGAACGCAACCATCCTTAATGGTTCAACTATAAACAAGGATTCGATTGTAGGCGCGGGCACTGTTGTAACAGAAGGAAAAGAGTTCCCACCAGGAAGCTTAATATTAGGCGTCCCAGGGAGACTCATAAGGGAACTTACAAAAGAAGAGATGAAAGCCATAAGAGACAACGCGCTAAGATACTCTAAACTCGCCAAGAAGGGATAA
- a CDS encoding 2,3-bisphosphoglycerate-independent phosphoglycerate mutase, whose amino-acid sequence MKSLIMIIDGMADRPIPELGNKTPLEVAETPNMDKLAENGINGIMDPIKPGIRVGSDTAHLSILGYDPYKVYTGRGPFEAAGVGVEVKPGDIAFRCNFATQDENGIITDRRAGRIREKTEKIAETINSMKIEGFEDTKIIFKESTGHRAVLVLRGENLSDKISDADPKREGKPPKKVKPLEDTPAAKKTAKLLNKLVEKSHQILKNHPVNLERIKKSENPANIILPRGAGAVPHITPFKEKYGLKAACIAETGLIKGIGNITGMDIIEVEGATGGIDTNLKNIKKAILDAINNQYDFILVNIDGADEAGHDGDLKGKIKFLEKVDEILQDLMLEDLYFIFTADHSTPITVKDHSGDPVPIVINGPGIRTDKVTQFNEREAAKGGLCRIKGSDIMNILLDLMDKTEKFGA is encoded by the coding sequence ATGAAAAGCCTAATAATGATAATCGATGGGATGGCTGACCGTCCAATACCAGAACTTGGAAACAAAACACCACTAGAAGTTGCTGAAACCCCAAACATGGACAAACTAGCAGAAAATGGTATCAACGGTATCATGGACCCGATAAAACCAGGTATAAGGGTTGGAAGCGACACCGCACACCTATCAATCCTAGGATATGACCCCTACAAAGTCTACACAGGCAGAGGACCATTCGAAGCCGCTGGAGTTGGAGTTGAAGTAAAACCTGGAGACATAGCATTCAGATGCAACTTCGCAACCCAAGACGAAAACGGGATAATAACAGACAGACGCGCCGGCCGAATAAGAGAAAAAACCGAAAAAATAGCTGAAACAATCAACTCCATGAAAATAGAAGGCTTCGAAGACACTAAGATAATATTCAAAGAATCCACAGGCCACCGGGCAGTTCTAGTCCTAAGAGGTGAAAACCTCTCAGATAAAATATCTGATGCAGACCCGAAACGAGAAGGCAAACCCCCAAAGAAAGTTAAACCATTAGAAGACACCCCAGCCGCTAAAAAAACCGCGAAACTCCTAAACAAGCTAGTTGAAAAATCCCATCAAATACTTAAAAACCACCCAGTCAACCTCGAACGCATAAAAAAATCTGAAAACCCTGCCAACATCATACTACCAAGAGGAGCCGGAGCAGTACCACACATAACCCCATTCAAAGAAAAATATGGTCTTAAAGCGGCGTGTATAGCCGAAACAGGACTCATAAAAGGTATAGGTAATATAACAGGCATGGACATCATAGAAGTGGAAGGAGCAACCGGAGGCATAGACACCAACCTCAAAAATATAAAAAAAGCCATCCTAGATGCCATCAACAACCAATACGACTTCATACTCGTGAACATTGACGGCGCCGATGAAGCAGGCCACGACGGAGACCTAAAAGGCAAAATAAAATTCCTAGAAAAGGTTGATGAAATACTCCAAGACCTCATGTTAGAGGATCTATACTTCATCTTCACAGCCGATCATTCAACACCAATAACAGTAAAGGACCATAGTGGAGACCCAGTCCCAATCGTAATCAACGGCCCTGGTATAAGAACAGATAAAGTAACACAATTCAATGAAAGAGAAGCAGCCAAAGGCGGGCTCTGCAGAATAAAAGGTTCAGATATAATGAACATACTCCTCGACCTAATGGACAAAACAGAAAAATTCGGTGCATAA
- a CDS encoding probable phosphoglucosamine mutase has product MKLFGTSGIRGKFKEKITAKLSLNVGKALATYLKGEGKVIVGYDPRTSSQLIENALSAGLMEGGCDIIKIGMVPTPLVGYATSKLKAKAGVMITASHNPPEYNGIKIWNQNGMAYSPKQEQEIEKIIEKENYHTVDWNELGSAEYHPNITEMYIEDTLKHAKIKPGLKVVVDCGCGAASHITPILLRKAGCEVLSLNCQPDGFFPGRDPEPTPKNLKDLMSVVKASGADLGIAHDGDADRMVAVDEKGEFADFDKLLTLVAKEKGGKIITTVDASLSLDECLKKVGGTVIRTKVGDVHVAEALNKEDGSFGGEPSGTWLHPEFSLSPDGIFSALKLIEIVSMKGPLSNLLDEIPSYYNIRGKIPCPDAKKAKVMEKIKEKLPGIFTEKIQIDDIDGIRITFEDHGWILIRPSGTEPYIRVRIETKKKETGKKLYSTCHSFIKETIRGF; this is encoded by the coding sequence ATGAAACTCTTTGGAACATCAGGCATACGAGGAAAATTCAAAGAAAAAATAACAGCAAAACTATCATTAAATGTTGGGAAAGCCCTAGCAACCTACCTCAAAGGCGAAGGCAAAGTCATAGTAGGATACGACCCACGTACATCAAGCCAACTCATAGAAAACGCATTATCCGCTGGGCTGATGGAAGGCGGATGCGATATCATCAAAATAGGAATGGTCCCCACACCACTAGTAGGATATGCCACATCCAAACTCAAAGCCAAAGCCGGGGTAATGATAACAGCATCACACAACCCCCCAGAATACAACGGAATAAAAATATGGAACCAAAATGGGATGGCCTATTCACCAAAACAAGAACAAGAAATAGAAAAGATAATCGAAAAAGAAAATTACCATACAGTGGATTGGAACGAACTTGGAAGTGCAGAATATCACCCAAACATAACTGAAATGTATATTGAAGACACCCTAAAACATGCCAAGATAAAACCCGGCCTAAAAGTAGTTGTTGACTGTGGCTGCGGAGCCGCATCACACATAACCCCAATACTCCTGAGAAAAGCAGGATGCGAAGTCCTATCCCTAAATTGTCAACCAGACGGTTTCTTCCCAGGCCGAGACCCCGAGCCAACCCCGAAAAACCTAAAAGATCTTATGAGTGTTGTTAAGGCTAGTGGCGCGGATCTTGGGATAGCCCATGACGGAGACGCTGATAGGATGGTTGCAGTTGATGAAAAAGGCGAATTCGCGGACTTTGACAAACTTTTAACACTTGTCGCGAAAGAAAAGGGTGGTAAGATCATCACTACAGTTGACGCGTCACTCAGCCTTGACGAATGCTTAAAAAAAGTTGGTGGAACTGTCATAAGGACAAAGGTTGGGGATGTGCATGTTGCAGAAGCCCTAAATAAAGAAGACGGATCCTTTGGAGGGGAACCTTCCGGCACATGGTTACACCCAGAATTTTCCCTCTCACCTGATGGCATATTCTCCGCCCTCAAACTCATTGAAATAGTTTCAATGAAAGGTCCATTATCCAATCTACTCGATGAAATACCATCATATTATAATATAAGGGGTAAGATACCCTGTCCTGATGCGAAAAAGGCTAAGGTCATGGAAAAAATCAAGGAGAAATTACCTGGAATATTCACTGAAAAAATCCAAATAGATGATATAGATGGTATCAGAATAACCTTCGAAGACCATGGCTGGATCCTCATAAGACCCTCAGGCACAGAACCATATATAAGGGTGCGAATAGAAACCAAAAAAAAGGAAACAGGAAAAAAACTTTATAGTACCTGCCATTCATTTATAAAAGAGACCATAAGGGGATTCTGA
- a CDS encoding histidinol-phosphate aminotransferase translates to MVNIKDTVLEIEPYVPGRSTKDIAREYGLKEDEIVKLGSNENPLGPSPKAVKAVKLETRNMHRYPESGLEDLKKAIADYSRVSPRQIIIGGDGADEIIDLLGKTFMDPGSEFIVPLPTYMYYEYTLRPYGAKPAYAKWDLKENTLDTRSVIESINDKTRLIFLCTPNNPTGGLIREDDIRMILESTSALVVVDEAYFEFAGISNIDLLEDYENLLILRTFSKVMGLAGMRIGYGISNHGIIDYMHRVKPVFSLTRLSHVAALATLSDKDYIKRSVEFSIKSREYLYSRLSRIDKVKVFRSYANYLLVDIRETGMNAGQLTDELLKRGVIVRDCTSFKGLDEYWIRVSVGTIEEDDRFLEALNDIIE, encoded by the coding sequence ATGGTCAACATCAAGGACACGGTATTAGAAATAGAACCATACGTGCCTGGAAGGTCAACAAAGGATATAGCACGTGAATACGGTCTTAAAGAAGACGAAATCGTCAAACTCGGATCGAATGAAAACCCACTCGGACCCTCACCCAAGGCTGTTAAAGCCGTGAAACTTGAAACTAGAAACATGCACAGATATCCTGAATCAGGATTAGAAGATCTTAAAAAGGCAATAGCAGACTATTCCAGGGTATCCCCAAGGCAGATAATAATTGGTGGTGATGGTGCAGATGAGATAATAGACCTTCTTGGCAAAACCTTCATGGATCCTGGATCAGAATTCATAGTCCCACTACCCACCTACATGTATTATGAGTACACGCTCCGCCCTTATGGTGCAAAACCAGCATATGCAAAATGGGACCTTAAAGAGAATACACTTGACACAAGATCTGTTATCGAATCCATCAATGATAAAACTAGGCTCATCTTCCTATGCACTCCAAACAATCCCACTGGAGGTTTAATCCGCGAAGATGACATAAGAATGATACTTGAATCAACCTCCGCATTAGTTGTGGTGGATGAAGCCTACTTCGAATTTGCAGGGATCAGTAACATAGACCTTCTTGAGGATTATGAGAACCTGCTCATCTTAAGAACATTTTCAAAGGTTATGGGCCTTGCTGGGATGCGTATAGGCTATGGTATCTCTAATCATGGGATAATAGATTATATGCATCGTGTTAAACCTGTTTTCAGTTTGACTAGGCTTTCACATGTGGCGGCCCTTGCAACTTTATCTGATAAGGATTATATAAAAAGGTCTGTTGAATTTTCAATTAAAAGCAGAGAATACCTATATTCTAGATTGTCAAGGATTGACAAGGTTAAGGTTTTTAGGTCCTATGCAAATTATCTTCTGGTGGACATACGTGAAACTGGCATGAACGCGGGTCAATTGACTGATGAGTTACTCAAAAGAGGTGTTATAGTCAGGGATTGCACATCATTCAAGGGCTTGGATGAATACTGGATACGTGTAAGTGTAGGTACGATAGAAGAGGATGATAGATTCCTTGAAGCGCTAAATGATATCATAGAGTGA
- a CDS encoding glucose-1-phosphate thymidylyltransferase homolog: MQAVILTAGEGTRMRPLTLTRPKTMLPVAGKPILQYNIEALRENGIKNLIMITGYHESKVKDYFGDGSRFNVNITYHTQTRQLGTADAIKYAREHVTDDFIVLNGDIITEPATIKDLLGYHEKNQADTTIILREVKDPSQFGVVKLEGDDIKDIIEKPPTGRVPSNLINTGIYLFNNKIFHYIKRTKPSPRGEYEITDSIKMQIKDGLTIKGIVSKRHWIDVGKPWELLEANEKLLKNMEEDIKGEIEDNVTIHGPITLEENSIIRSGTYIIGPVHIGKNCDIGPNCYIRANTSIGDNVSIGNAVEIKNSIIMDKTNINHLSYVGDSVIGENCNLGAGTNIANLRFDDNNVKMTIKEEKMDTGRRKLGVIFADNVKTGINSSFNPGIKIGPRSCIGPGSIISHDIPSDRLVITNQEHIIDKRK; this comes from the coding sequence ATGCAAGCCGTTATATTAACAGCCGGTGAAGGAACAAGAATGAGACCCCTCACACTAACAAGGCCAAAAACAATGCTACCAGTAGCTGGCAAACCCATACTACAATACAACATAGAAGCCCTCAGAGAAAACGGCATCAAAAACCTGATAATGATAACAGGATACCATGAATCAAAGGTGAAAGACTATTTCGGTGACGGGAGTCGATTCAATGTAAATATAACATATCATACACAAACCAGACAGTTAGGGACCGCAGATGCCATAAAATATGCCAGAGAACATGTAACAGATGATTTCATAGTACTCAATGGTGATATCATCACCGAACCAGCCACCATCAAAGACCTCCTAGGATACCATGAAAAAAACCAGGCAGACACAACCATAATACTAAGGGAAGTTAAAGACCCAAGCCAATTCGGAGTTGTTAAACTAGAAGGAGATGACATAAAAGATATCATAGAAAAACCGCCAACTGGTAGAGTCCCAAGCAACCTCATAAACACAGGAATATACCTCTTCAACAATAAAATATTCCACTACATCAAAAGGACAAAACCCTCACCCAGAGGAGAATACGAGATAACAGACTCCATCAAAATGCAAATAAAAGACGGATTAACAATAAAAGGAATAGTCTCCAAGAGACATTGGATAGACGTTGGAAAACCATGGGAACTGTTAGAAGCCAATGAAAAACTCCTCAAAAACATGGAAGAGGATATAAAAGGTGAAATAGAAGATAACGTCACAATCCACGGGCCAATAACACTAGAAGAAAATAGTATAATAAGATCAGGAACCTACATCATAGGCCCAGTACATATCGGGAAAAACTGTGATATAGGACCCAACTGTTACATTAGGGCGAACACCTCAATAGGAGACAATGTAAGCATCGGGAATGCTGTGGAAATTAAAAACTCCATAATAATGGATAAAACAAATATAAACCATTTATCATATGTTGGAGATTCCGTGATAGGAGAAAACTGCAACCTTGGAGCCGGTACAAACATAGCAAACCTCAGATTCGATGATAACAATGTGAAGATGACCATAAAAGAAGAAAAAATGGATACAGGCCGCCGAAAGTTGGGAGTGATCTTCGCCGATAACGTTAAAACTGGTATCAATTCCTCATTCAACCCAGGTATCAAGATAGGCCCCAGATCCTGCATAGGACCTGGAAGCATAATATCCCATGACATACCATCAGACAGACTAGTGATAACGAACCAAGAGCATATAATAGACAAGAGAAAATGA
- a CDS encoding predicted glycyl radical-activating enzyme: MDIGGYNISTIDFPGTPSLVIFFAGCPIRCPYCHNPELIEGGMKVSLEDIKKKISESKELVDGVVISGGEPLMQIDGLEKVLEFSKSLNLKTKLDTNGYWPEYIKRIKGLVDYVALDVKAPFEKYKKLFGFDGIRVQESMEILSRSDIFIECRTTYVPGFLKPEDIIRIASQVNCNLYVIQQFRNNMVLDPKFRDVDPPSPSILRDIAKKAKRYCESVKIKTQEFGEEKI; the protein is encoded by the coding sequence ATGGATATTGGAGGATATAATATTTCCACAATAGATTTCCCGGGCACGCCCTCACTTGTAATATTCTTTGCTGGTTGTCCAATTAGATGTCCATACTGCCATAACCCTGAACTCATAGAAGGTGGAATGAAAGTATCATTAGAAGACATCAAAAAGAAAATATCAGAATCCAAGGAACTGGTAGATGGTGTTGTGATAAGTGGTGGGGAGCCCCTAATGCAAATAGATGGGCTTGAGAAGGTCTTGGAATTCTCCAAGTCCCTAAACCTTAAAACGAAACTAGACACCAACGGTTATTGGCCAGAATATATCAAGAGGATAAAGGGTCTTGTGGATTATGTTGCGCTTGACGTGAAAGCCCCCTTTGAAAAATATAAGAAGCTTTTTGGTTTTGATGGGATTAGAGTCCAAGAGAGCATGGAAATTTTATCAAGATCAGATATTTTCATTGAATGCAGAACCACCTATGTCCCAGGATTCCTAAAACCAGAGGATATTATAAGGATCGCATCCCAGGTTAACTGCAACCTTTATGTGATACAACAGTTCAGGAACAATATGGTCCTTGACCCCAAATTTAGGGATGTTGATCCACCATCCCCTTCTATTTTACGGGATATTGCGAAAAAAGCTAAAAGGTATTGTGAAAGTGTGAAGATCAAGACGCAAGAGTTTGGAGAAGAGAAGATATGA
- a CDS encoding thiamine pyrophosphate — protein sequence MKCSDAIVKLLEDAGIKYVFGHPGEHVLPLYESLRTSSIKHVLLRHEQGAAHAADGYARASGEVGVCITTGGPGALNLVMGVATAYKDSIPLIVITGDIPRGQRGLNVFQEVELEEVFKPITRYTFKPDNGEEAVLTLKKAILYSMEAMGPIHVDISKDIFQEDVNEDILLEEVDYSPVRDYSQIGDAIGLLESSKRPLIVAGAGVLWGLGEDAFREFVELHRVPVATTYPARGVLGEDHPLCLGMIGSRGTPAANYAGRNCDLILALGCKISERTIVGFGDSPIIHVNIDKDALKGDVNLQMDVKGFLGRIKSIGSSVGWIRELEEYSMENPPAYDDPPRLEDYPLKPSQVISRIFALAPDAIIVNDAGSHTTWVTLYRRVLESRSLIYSGAFGPMGYGLPASIGVKLARPDRKIILIVGDGGFQMTMQELGTIMERELPIVICVLNNSSLGIIRQWQEMEYGESYQVRLENPDFVKLARSYNMGAVRIEKPEELEEIMPGILGMGEPFLVEIKVVDEDIPLPNV from the coding sequence ATGAAATGTTCTGATGCCATTGTAAAATTATTAGAAGATGCTGGTATAAAATATGTTTTCGGACATCCAGGAGAACATGTATTACCCCTTTATGAATCATTAAGGACTTCGAGTATTAAACATGTACTTTTAAGACACGAGCAAGGAGCTGCCCATGCGGCAGATGGTTATGCTCGCGCTTCTGGTGAAGTTGGTGTTTGCATCACTACAGGAGGCCCCGGGGCATTGAACCTTGTTATGGGTGTTGCAACAGCCTACAAGGATTCCATACCCTTAATAGTGATAACTGGGGATATTCCACGAGGCCAAAGGGGGTTGAATGTATTCCAGGAGGTTGAATTAGAGGAGGTATTCAAGCCGATTACAAGATACACTTTCAAACCAGATAATGGTGAAGAGGCCGTATTAACATTGAAAAAAGCCATTCTATATTCTATGGAGGCTATGGGTCCAATCCACGTTGATATAAGCAAGGACATATTCCAGGAGGATGTGAACGAGGATATACTCTTGGAGGAGGTAGATTATTCTCCTGTGAGAGATTATTCCCAAATAGGAGATGCTATTGGCTTGTTAGAGTCTTCTAAGAGGCCTCTTATAGTTGCGGGGGCTGGTGTGCTCTGGGGTTTGGGTGAAGATGCCTTCAGGGAATTTGTGGAATTGCATAGGGTGCCGGTTGCAACAACTTATCCTGCGCGGGGTGTTCTAGGTGAGGATCACCCTCTATGTCTTGGAATGATAGGTTCAAGGGGTACTCCAGCAGCTAATTATGCTGGGAGGAACTGTGACCTGATCCTAGCATTAGGTTGCAAGATTTCAGAGAGGACCATTGTGGGATTTGGGGATTCGCCAATCATACACGTGAATATTGACAAGGATGCGCTCAAAGGGGATGTTAACCTCCAAATGGATGTTAAAGGCTTCCTAGGGAGGATAAAATCTATAGGTTCCTCTGTTGGTTGGATCAGAGAATTGGAAGAGTATTCGATGGAGAATCCCCCGGCATATGATGATCCTCCCAGGTTAGAGGATTATCCTCTTAAACCCAGCCAGGTTATATCCAGGATATTTGCTCTGGCCCCTGATGCAATAATAGTGAATGATGCGGGTAGCCATACAACTTGGGTTACACTTTATAGGAGGGTTTTGGAAAGCCGTTCATTAATATATTCTGGGGCTTTCGGACCTATGGGTTATGGGCTTCCAGCGTCCATTGGAGTTAAGCTTGCAAGACCTGATAGGAAGATAATTTTGATAGTGGGTGATGGTGGTTTTCAGATGACTATGCAGGAGCTTGGGACTATAATGGAGAGGGAACTTCCTATTGTGATCTGCGTATTAAATAATTCGAGTCTTGGTATAATAAGACAGTGGCAGGAGATGGAGTATGGGGAAAGTTATCAGGTTAGACTTGAGAATCCTGATTTTGTTAAATTGGCGAGATCTTATAATATGGGGGCTGTTAGGATAGAAAAGCCGGAAGAGTTGGAGGAGATTATGCCTGGTATTCTTGGGATGGGTGAACCTTTCTTAGTGGAGATAAAGGTTGTGGATGAGGATATACCTTTGCCTAATGTGTGA